From Virgibacillus ihumii, the proteins below share one genomic window:
- the lipA gene encoding lipoyl synthase yields MAKQEEYIRKPEWLKTRINTNKSYRNLKKLMRDNRLNTVCEEARCPNIHECWSERKTATFMILGDTCTRGCRFCAVKTGMPNELDWGEPKRVADSVSVMGLKHVVITSVARDDLEDGGAQVFANTVRAVRAQNPGCTIEILPSDMKGDYESLHTLMDSKPDIFNHNIETVRRLTKRVRAIAMYDRSLTLLKRVKEIAPNTPTKSSIMVGLGEEKDEIIQAMDDLLAHDVNIMTIGQYLQPTKKHLKVERYYHPDEFAELKEIALKKGFSHCESGPLVRSSYHADEQVTQASAQRRIKYMKGYEEQENEQVDFTF; encoded by the coding sequence GTGGCAAAACAGGAAGAATACATACGTAAACCGGAATGGCTAAAAACACGAATCAATACAAATAAATCATACCGCAACTTAAAGAAATTAATGCGTGACAATCGATTGAACACTGTTTGTGAAGAAGCACGCTGCCCGAATATCCATGAGTGCTGGAGTGAGCGCAAAACCGCGACATTCATGATTCTCGGTGATACGTGTACACGAGGTTGCCGCTTCTGTGCCGTAAAAACCGGAATGCCGAATGAATTGGACTGGGGTGAGCCGAAGCGGGTGGCAGACTCAGTCAGCGTGATGGGACTCAAACATGTTGTCATTACTTCAGTGGCCCGGGATGATTTGGAGGATGGCGGGGCCCAGGTTTTCGCCAATACCGTCCGGGCTGTACGCGCCCAAAACCCGGGATGCACTATTGAAATTCTGCCGTCGGATATGAAAGGTGATTACGAAAGTCTGCACACCCTGATGGACAGTAAACCGGATATTTTTAACCATAATATTGAAACTGTCCGCCGCCTGACGAAACGTGTGCGTGCCATAGCTATGTATGATCGTTCCCTGACATTGCTAAAACGCGTAAAAGAGATTGCGCCAAACACACCAACTAAATCAAGTATCATGGTCGGGCTTGGAGAAGAAAAAGACGAAATTATCCAAGCGATGGATGATCTGTTGGCACATGACGTGAACATTATGACAATTGGTCAGTACCTGCAGCCAACAAAGAAGCACTTAAAGGTAGAGCGCTATTATCACCCTGATGAATTCGCCGAACTGAAAGAAATTGCACTTAAAAAAGGATTCAGCCATTGTGAATCAGGACCGCTTGTTCGTTCCTCCTATCACGCCGACGAACAAGTAACCCAAGCATCAGCCCAGCGTCGTATCAAATATATGAAGGGCTATGAAGAACAGGAAAATGAACAGGTAGACTTTACATTTTAA
- the ddlA gene encoding D-alanine--D-alanine ligase: MEKKKVGIIFGGKSAEHEVSLQSAKNIVDAIDKDKYDVVLLGIDKQGKWHINDQSSYLINAENPKLISLNKSNDTVAIVPGQDHNQLIHSANAGLLDQLDVVFPIVHGTLGEDGSLQGMMRLANLPFVGSGVTGSAVCMDKDVAKRLLKDAGVNVAKGRAFSSFNRNQIDFAKLKDELGVPMFIKPANQGSSVGVSKVAEKAAFEQALDEAFQYDRKIVIEETLVGREIECSVLGNEDPAASVPGEILPQTEFYSYESKYIDESGAKLEIPADLPEDIVANIQEAAIAAFQALECEGLARVDFFLKEDGEVYVNEVNTLPGFTKISMYPKLWEVSGIPYAELINRLIELAIDRHQKNSKLKSAVWED; encoded by the coding sequence ATGGAAAAGAAGAAGGTCGGTATTATTTTCGGCGGAAAATCCGCAGAACATGAAGTATCACTGCAATCAGCGAAAAATATTGTGGATGCAATTGATAAAGATAAATACGATGTTGTACTGCTTGGGATTGATAAACAGGGAAAATGGCATATAAATGACCAGTCATCATACTTAATTAATGCGGAGAACCCGAAACTGATCAGCCTGAACAAATCGAATGACACCGTGGCAATTGTTCCGGGGCAGGATCATAATCAGCTGATTCACTCGGCAAATGCAGGTTTGCTCGACCAGCTCGATGTCGTATTCCCGATTGTCCATGGTACACTTGGCGAAGATGGCAGTCTGCAAGGGATGATGCGTCTTGCGAATCTTCCATTTGTCGGATCTGGTGTGACAGGTTCTGCCGTGTGTATGGACAAAGATGTTGCCAAACGTTTGTTAAAGGATGCAGGCGTGAACGTTGCGAAGGGAAGAGCGTTTTCTAGTTTCAATCGGAATCAAATTGATTTTGCTAAACTGAAAGATGAACTTGGTGTCCCAATGTTTATTAAACCGGCAAATCAGGGTTCCTCTGTCGGTGTCAGCAAAGTTGCGGAAAAGGCAGCGTTTGAGCAGGCCCTCGATGAAGCTTTTCAATATGACCGGAAAATTGTAATTGAGGAAACGCTTGTCGGACGTGAAATCGAATGTTCCGTACTGGGAAATGAAGATCCGGCGGCGTCAGTTCCTGGTGAAATTTTACCGCAAACCGAATTTTATTCCTATGAATCGAAGTACATCGATGAAAGCGGCGCAAAACTGGAAATACCGGCAGATCTTCCGGAAGATATTGTTGCAAACATTCAGGAGGCTGCAATTGCGGCATTTCAGGCGCTGGAATGTGAAGGACTCGCTCGTGTTGATTTCTTTTTGAAGGAAGACGGTGAAGTGTACGTGAACGAGGTGAATACACTGCCAGGCTTCACGAAAATCAGCATGTATCCAAAGCTGTGGGAAGTGAGCGGGATCCCGTATGCGGAATTGATCAATCGTTTAATTGAACTGGCCATCGACCGCCACCAGAAGAACAGCAAGCTGAAAAGCGCTGTCTGGGAAGATTAA
- the trpD gene encoding anthranilate phosphoribosyltransferase, translated as MKQYLEKLLNKQDLTAEEMKDAATNCFSPETSDSELASFLTALRAKGETSEEAAGLAAVIRAQSSETTNTLTDVMDNCGTGGDYSNSFNISTTAAFVIAGAGIKIAKHGNRSISSKTGSADVLEELGISLSFSKDHVEKVLQENNIAFLFAPHVHPGMKRISKVRKELGIPTTFNLIGPLTNPVNLDSQLLGVYRRDMLPMLAEALNQMGRKRAVVVHGAGNMDEASLSGGNHITLLNDGEITSFTLHPADVRLPVYANADIRGDTAKENAAILRGVLEGKRGAYFDTVLLNAGLGIYANGKASTIFDGIELARESIESGAALEKLNYLVKYSSAVAKEAI; from the coding sequence ATGAAACAATATCTTGAAAAATTACTGAATAAACAGGATTTGACGGCAGAGGAGATGAAAGACGCTGCAACGAACTGTTTTTCACCGGAAACCAGTGACAGTGAACTTGCTTCATTTTTAACCGCATTACGAGCTAAAGGTGAAACTTCCGAGGAAGCAGCCGGGCTTGCAGCAGTGATCCGCGCACAATCCAGCGAGACTACCAACACACTGACTGATGTTATGGATAACTGCGGTACTGGGGGCGATTACTCAAACAGTTTTAATATCAGCACGACTGCTGCATTTGTGATTGCGGGTGCGGGAATTAAAATTGCCAAGCACGGCAATCGGAGCATCTCCAGTAAAACCGGGAGTGCTGACGTCCTGGAGGAACTGGGTATTTCCCTATCCTTTTCGAAAGATCACGTTGAAAAAGTTTTACAAGAAAATAATATCGCCTTTTTATTCGCTCCACACGTTCACCCCGGCATGAAGCGGATTTCAAAAGTCCGAAAAGAGCTTGGTATACCTACCACATTTAATCTGATTGGTCCGCTGACAAACCCGGTCAATCTGGATTCACAGCTGCTCGGTGTATATCGCCGTGACATGCTGCCAATGCTTGCCGAAGCACTGAATCAGATGGGTAGAAAACGAGCCGTCGTTGTACATGGTGCAGGCAATATGGATGAAGCATCCCTTTCCGGCGGGAACCATATTACACTGCTGAATGATGGTGAAATCACATCATTTACATTGCACCCGGCTGATGTCCGCTTACCGGTATATGCTAATGCAGACATCCGCGGTGACACTGCCAAAGAAAACGCAGCGATTTTACGCGGTGTTTTAGAGGGTAAACGCGGAGCCTACTTTGATACGGTGCTGCTTAATGCGGGACTTGGCATTTATGCAAACGGAAAAGCATCCACCATTTTCGATGGCATTGAACTGGCACGAGAAAGCATCGAAAGCGGCGCTGCACTGGAAAAATTAAACTATCTTGTTAAATACAGTTCAGCCGTTGCAAAGGAGGCAATCTAA
- the trpC gene encoding indole-3-glycerol phosphate synthase TrpC has product MTILDKIITEKEKEVKALKLETAETTPVKPKSVPRIADSFRNTDTMNVIAEIKRASPSKGSINLEVDPAEQAKKYEACGAGAISVLTDKTFFQGSMDDVRNVREAVDLPILCKDFFIDTVQIDQAKAAGASIILLIVAALSPEKLKELYEYATDQGLEVLCEVHDEEEMKQAIALDAAVMGINNRDLKTFNVSLDTFGQLASMVTNPETVLISESGIKTRSDVFHVQNNGAKGILVGETLMRAHNLAAQFEALKVPISKEGPANAR; this is encoded by the coding sequence GTGACCATTTTAGATAAAATCATCACTGAAAAAGAGAAAGAGGTAAAAGCGCTGAAACTGGAAACGGCTGAAACGACTCCTGTTAAGCCTAAATCCGTTCCGCGTATTGCTGATTCTTTTCGCAACACAGATACAATGAATGTCATCGCCGAAATCAAACGTGCCTCCCCTTCCAAAGGATCAATTAATTTGGAAGTAGATCCGGCTGAACAGGCAAAGAAATATGAGGCATGTGGTGCCGGGGCAATTTCCGTTCTGACTGATAAAACATTTTTCCAAGGATCAATGGATGATGTACGAAACGTCCGGGAGGCAGTTGACCTGCCAATCCTTTGCAAAGACTTTTTTATTGATACTGTTCAGATTGATCAGGCCAAAGCGGCAGGTGCCTCGATCATTCTATTGATTGTTGCAGCCCTGTCACCGGAAAAGCTGAAGGAACTGTATGAATATGCGACGGATCAGGGATTGGAAGTTCTTTGTGAAGTACACGATGAGGAAGAAATGAAACAGGCAATTGCACTCGATGCAGCAGTCATGGGAATAAATAACCGGGACCTGAAAACATTTAATGTAAGCTTGGACACTTTTGGACAGCTTGCATCCATGGTAACCAATCCGGAAACAGTGCTGATCAGTGAAAGCGGCATTAAAACAAGGAGCGATGTATTTCACGTCCAAAACAATGGTGCAAAAGGAATTCTTGTTGGCGAAACATTGATGCGTGCTCATAATTTAGCTGCACAATTCGAGGCGCTTAAAGTCCCGATATCGAAAGAAGGCCCTGCAAATGCTCGTTAA
- the trpB gene encoding tryptophan synthase subunit beta, whose product MTTYKMPDTTGRYGSFGGKFVPELLMPAIYELEEAYESAKNDPAFTSELDYYLKQYVGRETPLYHAENLSKQLGGPSIYLKREDLNHTGAHKINNTIGQALLTLRMGKKKVVAETGAGQHGVATATVCALLDLECVVFMGEEDIRRQKLNVFRMELLGAKVESVSQGSGTLKDAVNEALRYWVTHVEDTHYIIGSVVGPHPFPKMVRDFQSVIGQETRKQFQELTGKLPDAVTACVGGGSNAIGMFYPFIEDEQVSLYGVEAGGSGIESNKHAATITAGSVGVLHGTMTHLLQDKDGQIEEAHSISAGLDYPGIGPEHSHLYESNRVSYTSITDDEAIHAFKLLSQTEGIIPALESAHAVAYALKQAKNMNQDESLIICLSGRGDKDVESVKDVLGGEVDE is encoded by the coding sequence ATGACAACTTATAAGATGCCGGATACAACAGGAAGGTACGGCAGCTTCGGTGGTAAATTTGTCCCGGAACTGTTAATGCCGGCAATTTATGAATTGGAAGAAGCCTATGAATCTGCGAAAAATGATCCTGCTTTCACATCGGAATTGGACTACTATTTAAAACAGTATGTTGGACGGGAAACGCCCCTTTACCATGCTGAAAATTTATCCAAACAGCTGGGTGGTCCGTCCATTTATCTGAAGCGCGAGGATCTCAACCATACCGGTGCACATAAAATCAACAACACCATTGGGCAGGCGTTGTTAACACTCCGAATGGGAAAAAAGAAAGTCGTCGCGGAAACGGGTGCCGGCCAGCACGGTGTTGCCACAGCGACTGTATGTGCCCTGCTCGATCTTGAATGTGTTGTATTCATGGGGGAAGAAGACATACGCAGACAAAAACTCAATGTGTTCCGGATGGAATTGCTTGGTGCGAAAGTTGAGAGTGTCTCACAGGGAAGCGGAACATTGAAAGATGCAGTAAATGAAGCACTCCGTTACTGGGTAACACATGTGGAGGACACCCATTATATCATCGGATCTGTCGTGGGCCCACATCCGTTTCCGAAGATGGTCCGTGATTTCCAATCGGTTATCGGCCAGGAAACAAGAAAACAGTTCCAGGAATTAACCGGTAAACTGCCGGATGCAGTCACAGCCTGTGTCGGCGGCGGCAGCAATGCAATAGGAATGTTCTATCCGTTTATTGAGGATGAACAGGTCAGCCTTTATGGAGTCGAAGCAGGCGGAAGCGGTATTGAGTCAAACAAACACGCTGCTACCATTACCGCCGGAAGTGTTGGCGTTTTGCACGGCACGATGACTCATCTGCTGCAGGATAAAGATGGTCAAATTGAAGAGGCGCACTCGATTTCAGCGGGACTTGACTATCCGGGCATTGGACCTGAACACAGTCATCTTTATGAATCAAACCGGGTAAGCTATACGTCGATTACAGATGACGAAGCAATACATGCATTCAAATTGCTTTCCCAAACAGAGGGGATCATACCTGCGTTGGAAAGTGCGCATGCCGTTGCATACGCATTGAAACAGGCCAAAAATATGAATCAGGACGAATCTTTAATTATTTGCTTATCAGGACGTGGGGATAAAGATGTAGAATCAGTAAAAGACGTACTTGGAGGTGAAGTTGATGAGTAA
- the trpE gene encoding anthranilate synthase component I, with the protein MNTKTLPCKFSEHNADMLTPIGIYNNLEGNKKFLLESSFQHEANGKFSFIGANPYQEIVGNQDETTISDYNKATATTRHEPIVSALQEIFPKKDIHLPFPFFGGAIGYLGYDAVRPFENIGEELPDEVNMPDAHFMLYKDVIVFDHRKDKVYLVATNLDEQPEQKLDERLEQLEQALIPAASVNQVHDVEVNFQPSIDKEQFMRNVEIAKEYIEQGEVLQVVLSQRMIAAVNGDSFSLYRKLRNANPSPYMFYIDFDDYVLLGSSPESLLKSEDGNIVTNPIAGTRPRGRSRDDDNALVKDLVTDKKEISEHQMLVDLSRNDFERVCNKDTITVPAYMHVKKYEHVMHMVSEVHGELNPSHSSIDVLLACLPAGTVSGAPRTRAMQIINELENTRRGAYGGGIGYINFNHDLNFALAIRSLMINDNKAYLQAGAGIVLESDPEKEYYETMHKARSLMEIDGVKN; encoded by the coding sequence ATGAACACAAAAACATTACCGTGCAAATTTTCCGAGCATAATGCCGATATGCTGACGCCTATTGGAATATACAACAATCTGGAAGGGAACAAAAAGTTTCTGCTGGAAAGTTCATTCCAGCATGAAGCGAACGGAAAATTTTCCTTTATCGGAGCAAATCCATATCAGGAGATTGTCGGTAACCAAGATGAGACAACGATTAGCGATTACAACAAAGCGACCGCAACAACTCGTCATGAGCCGATTGTATCTGCCTTACAAGAGATTTTTCCTAAAAAGGATATTCATCTCCCTTTTCCATTTTTCGGTGGGGCAATTGGTTATTTGGGATATGATGCGGTTCGTCCTTTTGAAAATATAGGTGAAGAGCTGCCTGACGAAGTAAACATGCCGGATGCACATTTCATGCTATACAAGGATGTTATCGTATTTGATCACCGAAAAGATAAAGTTTACCTGGTTGCAACAAACTTGGATGAACAGCCGGAACAAAAATTGGATGAACGACTTGAACAACTGGAACAGGCATTAATTCCAGCCGCTAGCGTTAATCAGGTGCATGATGTTGAAGTTAATTTTCAGCCCAGTATTGATAAAGAACAATTTATGCGCAATGTGGAAATCGCCAAAGAGTATATTGAACAGGGCGAGGTCTTACAAGTCGTATTGTCACAACGGATGATAGCAGCAGTAAACGGGGACTCGTTTTCACTTTACCGGAAACTGAGAAATGCGAACCCTTCCCCATACATGTTTTACATCGATTTTGACGATTATGTGCTGCTCGGTTCTTCACCCGAAAGCCTGCTGAAATCGGAAGACGGAAATATTGTTACAAATCCGATTGCTGGAACACGGCCGCGGGGACGTTCACGGGATGACGATAATGCACTCGTTAAGGATCTTGTCACTGATAAAAAGGAAATTTCCGAACACCAGATGCTGGTTGATTTAAGCCGGAATGATTTTGAACGTGTCTGCAACAAGGACACGATTACGGTGCCTGCATACATGCATGTGAAAAAATATGAACACGTCATGCACATGGTATCGGAAGTGCATGGCGAACTGAATCCATCGCACTCAAGTATTGATGTCCTGCTTGCCTGCTTACCTGCCGGCACAGTATCTGGAGCACCAAGAACACGGGCTATGCAAATTATTAATGAACTTGAAAATACCAGGCGTGGTGCTTATGGCGGCGGGATCGGCTACATCAATTTTAATCATGATTTGAATTTTGCCCTGGCCATCCGCTCCCTTATGATTAACGACAACAAGGCATATTTGCAGGCTGGTGCTGGCATTGTACTGGAATCTGATCCGGAAAAAGAGTACTACGAAACCATGCACAAGGCACGGTCATTAATGGAAATTGACGGCGTAAAAAACTAA
- a CDS encoding lipoate--protein ligase family protein, whose amino-acid sequence MRQKWGFLDSGIHDASVNMALDEALLNWHSEGKIPPVLRFYGWTTPSLSLGHFQKESEINFQNMKEHQCQYVRRLTGGSAVLHDDELTYSIVISEKNPDIPSSIQEAYYVLSKGIIQGYKNLGIEADYAEDLSRERSAICFERPAFYEMVADGKKLSGNAQTRKRGIILQHGSIPISINEDMLFDLFVFPNEKVKAKKRRAFAQKAAAINQLTGNKHTFKTVKQAFYEGFKKGLNLQLEPITLSKSQWDEVYQLAKTSYSTKQPTRSV is encoded by the coding sequence ATGCGTCAAAAATGGGGATTCCTGGACAGTGGAATTCATGACGCTTCCGTGAATATGGCATTGGATGAAGCATTATTGAACTGGCATAGCGAAGGAAAAATCCCGCCTGTGCTCAGATTTTATGGATGGACAACGCCAAGCCTATCACTCGGGCATTTTCAGAAAGAATCCGAAATCAATTTCCAAAACATGAAAGAACACCAGTGCCAATACGTTCGCCGGTTGACCGGAGGAAGTGCAGTTTTACATGATGATGAACTGACCTACAGTATCGTCATTTCTGAAAAAAACCCGGATATCCCATCATCTATCCAGGAAGCATACTATGTTTTGTCCAAAGGAATCATCCAGGGCTACAAAAACTTGGGAATTGAAGCAGATTACGCTGAGGATCTTTCAAGGGAAAGAAGCGCCATTTGCTTTGAACGCCCCGCTTTTTATGAAATGGTTGCTGACGGAAAAAAATTATCCGGAAACGCACAAACACGGAAACGGGGAATTATACTGCAGCATGGTTCCATACCAATATCCATTAATGAGGATATGTTATTTGATTTATTTGTTTTCCCAAATGAAAAAGTAAAAGCAAAAAAACGCCGTGCTTTTGCACAAAAGGCAGCTGCTATTAACCAATTGACCGGAAATAAGCACACTTTCAAAACTGTTAAACAAGCATTTTATGAAGGATTCAAGAAAGGGCTAAATCTTCAGCTCGAACCAATCACACTGTCAAAAAGTCAATGGGATGAAGTATACCAGCTGGCCAAAACCAGCTATTCAACTAAACAACCAACAAGGAGCGTGTAA
- a CDS encoding CotY/CotZ family spore coat protein, whose amino-acid sequence MSCGGNKHVGGVSSGNCVCDVVSEIIKAQDEVSNNGNGCCDTGCDQSIRDLLSPSQNGNGPNGPTTIPFILYCKGTCKPFIASGVYRDLVTGTNATFFNCLESPIFRAKGFADDDECCVRLELLAPVNSEGNVTIERADEVCGFFSETTGARARNFIATGICITVDLHSFKGIQCLDAITPLSSSQFPTD is encoded by the coding sequence ATGAGCTGTGGAGGTAACAAACATGTTGGCGGCGTCTCCAGCGGAAATTGTGTCTGCGATGTCGTAAGTGAGATAATTAAAGCTCAAGATGAAGTCAGCAACAATGGCAATGGCTGTTGCGATACAGGCTGCGATCAATCTATACGGGACTTACTTTCTCCGTCACAAAATGGCAATGGACCGAATGGCCCGACAACGATTCCTTTTATCCTGTATTGTAAGGGAACCTGTAAACCATTTATTGCAAGCGGAGTATACCGTGATCTTGTGACTGGTACAAATGCTACTTTCTTTAACTGTCTTGAATCACCAATTTTCCGTGCCAAAGGATTTGCAGACGATGACGAATGCTGTGTAAGACTTGAACTTCTGGCACCAGTCAATTCCGAGGGGAATGTTACAATTGAAAGGGCAGATGAGGTATGTGGTTTCTTTTCTGAAACAACAGGCGCAAGAGCGAGAAACTTTATTGCAACAGGTATCTGTATTACAGTAGACTTGCATTCCTTTAAAGGAATCCAATGCTTGGATGCGATTACGCCACTTTCTTCATCCCAGTTTCCAACAGATTAA
- a CDS encoding IS256 family transposase: protein MTQLHFNLNMDKLKDEIMNSNMNAIYKSTAVLILNEYMEKERDEFLDVPPYARTGSSRDYRNGYYEREYLMSIGKVKLRVPRTRSGEFSPSIFEKYQRCDQAFVLALLEMVVNGVSTRKVRNVVEELCGESVSKSFVSSLTEKLDPIVNKWANRNLANTYYPYIFVDAMYIKVREHRKVVSKAVYIATAISEDNQREVLGLKVDHTESYEAWKSFLKELKGRGLHSPRLMISDAHKGLKKAIQEEFLGTSWQRCTVHFKRNIVDQLPKKGMSEVITGLKRIFKAVTPDDARNFKEEFVTRYEEDPKLNQALKTLEEGFDDAIQYLNEEEKYHTFIRSTNSLERLNEEVRRRERVIRIFPNTQSAFRLIGAVLMDYEGQQKNKKRFIRNKS, encoded by the coding sequence ATGACCCAACTACATTTTAACCTAAACATGGACAAGTTAAAAGATGAGATTATGAACTCCAATATGAACGCTATCTATAAATCAACAGCTGTATTAATTCTGAATGAGTATATGGAAAAGGAACGGGATGAATTTTTGGATGTTCCGCCATACGCCCGTACTGGTAGTTCACGTGATTATCGAAACGGCTATTATGAAAGAGAATATTTGATGAGTATTGGAAAGGTCAAGTTACGGGTTCCACGGACTCGCAGCGGTGAGTTTTCACCAAGTATTTTTGAAAAGTATCAACGCTGTGACCAGGCTTTCGTTCTTGCCCTGCTTGAAATGGTGGTGAACGGGGTCTCCACACGCAAGGTTCGAAATGTAGTAGAAGAATTGTGTGGAGAGAGCGTATCCAAGTCCTTTGTATCATCGCTTACAGAGAAACTAGACCCTATCGTCAATAAATGGGCGAATCGAAATTTGGCAAACACCTATTATCCGTACATTTTTGTAGATGCCATGTATATCAAAGTTCGCGAGCATCGTAAGGTTGTATCCAAAGCTGTCTACATTGCGACAGCGATAAGCGAGGATAACCAACGGGAAGTGCTCGGATTAAAGGTTGACCATACCGAAAGTTACGAAGCTTGGAAAAGCTTTTTAAAAGAGCTGAAAGGCCGGGGGCTGCATTCACCAAGACTTATGATTTCAGATGCCCATAAAGGGCTCAAAAAAGCAATACAGGAGGAATTCCTCGGAACCTCATGGCAACGCTGCACCGTTCATTTTAAACGAAATATTGTGGATCAACTGCCAAAGAAGGGTATGTCAGAGGTAATCACGGGGTTAAAACGGATTTTTAAAGCCGTTACACCAGATGACGCAAGAAACTTCAAGGAGGAGTTCGTCACGCGTTACGAAGAAGATCCAAAGCTAAATCAAGCACTTAAGACATTGGAAGAAGGCTTCGATGATGCCATTCAGTATCTCAATGAAGAAGAGAAATATCATACATTCATACGCAGCACGAATTCATTGGAACGCCTAAATGAAGAAGTTAGAAGGCGGGAAAGAGTCATTCGTATATTTCCGAATACACAATCCGCCTTCCGTCTAATTGGCGCAGTACTAATGGATTATGAAGGGCAACAAAAGAATAAAAAAAGGTTTATTCGAAACAAAAGTTGA
- the trpA gene encoding tryptophan synthase subunit alpha, with product MSNTELDKALAEKLENNKKVIVPYIMAGDKPLDQLEEQLEFLQESGAAAVELGIPFSDPVADGPTIQDAGQRSLKNGTTLTTVLKALKSFADKRTVPVILMTYLNPVFKYGIESFAKDCANAGVNGVIIPDLPLEEETIITDDLQQNEISYIRLAAMTSPVDRLQKIAEQTEGFLYAVSVTGTTGARTTHDDKVKSYLQKLKQYTEKPVLAGFGVSTSSQAHNLAEACDGVIIGSTIVNFLHQDEKVNVQKLLQESV from the coding sequence ATGAGTAATACGGAGTTGGATAAGGCACTTGCAGAAAAACTAGAGAACAACAAAAAAGTGATTGTTCCGTATATCATGGCCGGTGACAAACCACTTGATCAGCTGGAGGAGCAGCTGGAATTTTTACAGGAGAGTGGCGCAGCGGCAGTGGAACTGGGAATTCCTTTTTCAGATCCCGTTGCCGATGGACCGACCATTCAGGATGCCGGTCAGCGTTCCTTGAAAAATGGCACGACCCTTACCACCGTTCTGAAAGCCTTAAAAAGTTTTGCTGATAAACGGACGGTACCGGTTATTTTAATGACCTACCTGAACCCGGTATTTAAATACGGCATCGAATCCTTCGCCAAAGATTGTGCGAATGCAGGAGTGAACGGAGTCATCATTCCTGATTTGCCACTTGAAGAGGAAACGATAATTACGGATGATTTGCAGCAGAATGAAATATCCTATATCCGGCTAGCTGCCATGACTTCACCAGTTGACCGCCTGCAAAAAATTGCCGAGCAGACAGAGGGTTTTCTATACGCTGTATCCGTCACAGGCACAACCGGAGCCCGGACAACACATGATGATAAAGTGAAAAGCTATCTGCAAAAATTAAAACAGTATACCGAAAAACCAGTATTAGCTGGGTTTGGTGTCTCCACCAGTTCGCAGGCACACAACCTTGCCGAAGCATGTGACGGGGTAATTATCGGCAGCACCATTGTCAACTTTTTGCATCAGGATGAAAAAGTAAACGTTCAAAAACTGTTACAGGAGAGCGTATAA
- a CDS encoding phosphoribosylanthranilate isomerase, producing MLVKICGIQTKEAAHTAADAGADFIGFVFATSKRQITPEQAAELGAGLPSSVRKVGVFVNETKEAIERTAEIAGLDVIQLHGDETPEFVAELSYPFIKAKPMTDEFTSAAAAFPGEFLLVDSPRGPNRGGNGTTFDWKLLSDSGLDPNKIILAGGLNADNVQEAITAVNPAGVDVSSGVETDGQKDAGKIVRFVQKAKAKS from the coding sequence ATGCTCGTTAAAATCTGTGGTATCCAAACAAAAGAAGCTGCGCATACGGCCGCGGATGCCGGCGCTGATTTTATCGGATTTGTGTTTGCAACGAGCAAACGGCAAATCACCCCGGAGCAGGCAGCTGAACTTGGGGCCGGCCTCCCTTCTTCAGTCCGGAAAGTCGGTGTTTTTGTGAACGAAACAAAAGAGGCAATTGAGCGGACTGCTGAAATTGCCGGCCTGGATGTGATTCAGCTGCATGGGGATGAAACACCGGAATTTGTAGCCGAACTTTCTTACCCGTTTATCAAGGCCAAACCGATGACCGATGAGTTTACATCAGCAGCTGCAGCATTTCCTGGCGAATTCCTTTTGGTTGATAGCCCGCGTGGTCCTAATCGTGGCGGAAATGGTACAACATTTGATTGGAAGTTACTGTCTGACAGTGGACTTGATCCAAATAAAATTATTTTGGCCGGCGGACTCAATGCTGACAATGTGCAGGAAGCAATTACGGCAGTCAACCCGGCTGGCGTCGACGTTTCCAGCGGCGTGGAAACGGATGGACAAAAGGATGCTGGCAAGATTGTCCGTTTTGTCCAAAAGGCAAAAGCGAAATCCTGA